From Nocardia sp. NBC_00416:
GCATGGTCGCCGGTCTCCGGGTGGGTGGTCGGCTCGCCGAACCCGCCCGGCTGCCCCAACTGCTGACCGGCGGCGGATTCTGTCTCGCCGTGAGCCTCGCTCTGGTCGGCACCTGCCGGTCTGCGCTCCTACTCGCTACTGCAGCACTGCTTTTCGGAGCCGCGCACGGTGTGCTCGACGTGGGGGCGAATGTCGCGGCGGTCCGGTGCCAGCAGGCGTACGGTCGCCCGATCATGTCGGGCCTGCATGCGGCCTACAGTCTCGGCGCGCTGGGCGGGGCGGTACTCGCCGCTGTCGCGGCGCACTACTCGCACACCTACGTCTTCGGTGTCACCGCGGCCGTGGTCATTGTGGCGGTGGTCGCGGTGGCGCCGGCCACCCGCTGTGTCGGATCACCGGCGACCGGCCCTGACCCCGGGGAAACGACGGCGGGCGAGCGACGGCCCGAGCTGTCGCGGGCCCGGATCTGGCTGTTGGGCTTACTGGCCGCGGGATGTCTGCTGGGTGAGGGCACCGCCGCGGATTGGTCGGCAGTCCATCTCACCGCGCTGGGCGGATCCGCCGCGATCAGCGCCGCGGCGTTCGCCGGATACAGCGCGGCCATGGCCGCCGGCCGTCTCGTCGGCGATCGGCTCACCGCGCGCTTCGGTGCGGCGAAAGTAGTTCGGGCGGGCGCGATCCTGTCCTCGATCGGCCTCATCACGGGCTCGGCGGTGGCCGACGTGCCGTTCGCGCTCGCCGGCTGGGCCGCGTTCGGTCTCGGCCTGTCCGTCACGATCCCTTCCCTGATCAGCGCGGCCGGGGCCGGTGGTCCGCGCGGCATCGCCACCGTGACCGTGACCGGCTATCTGGGTCTGCTGGCGGGGCCCGCGCTCATCGGCGCACTGGCGGCGATCACGTCCCTGCCGGTCGCCCTCATGCTGCCCGCCCTGCTCGCCGCGGGCGTGGCCGTACTGTCCCATCGAGCCTTGGAGAACCAGTGGTAGCCCTACTCCCCCAGCAGCCCCCGCAACCGGCCGCGATCATCTTCGACTACAACGGCGTCATCGGCCTGCAGCCCACCGTCGCGGCCTGGAGCGGGCTCGCCGAAGTCGCCGGATGGCAGGCAGACCGGCTCGAGCTCTTCCAGGACACGTTCTGGAGCGCGCGCGAACCCTACGATTCCGGCGAACTCGACGACGCGGACTTCTGGACCGCCGTGCTGGGCGACCGCCCGGATCCGGAATCACTCGCCCGCTTGCGTGCCGTCGACACCGCGATGTGGACCCGTACCGACGACCGCGTGGTCGCGCTCCTCCAACGGTTCCGGCGGTCGGGGCTCCCGATGGTGCTGCTCTCCAACGCACCCCATCCGGTGAGCGACGCGCTCGACGACTCCGACTGGCGCACGCTGATGGCCGACGCCCTCTACTCGGCCCGGCTCGGCCTGAACAAACCCCACCCCGACACCTACCGGAACGCACTCGCCGCGACCGGTGTCAGCGACCCGGGCCGTGTCCTGTTCGTCGATGACCGGGCCGACAACTGCCGAGCCGCCGCCCAGCTCGGCCTGCGTGCTCTCCACTACACCGGCTCACCCGCCGAAATCGAAGCCCACCTCCGATTCGAGGCCGCCGCGTAGCCGGGTTCCGTCTCGACCTCCGTCGTCGACACCGGACACACCTCGCGGTTTCAGGACCCACGCTCGAGGAATCCCGTCGCGGTCACCAGGGCCACGAACCAGGTGACCGCCTGCCACGCGCGCGTTTCCCGCACCTCGTGCTCGGTCAGGTACGGGATCACCACGACCTCGACCGCATGCTCGAGCGCGTGCTGTACGGCGATCCGCGCCGCGAGTTCCGGCCCGGTGTCCGTGTAGACCGTGTACACCACGCGAAGACCGTGCACCCGCGACAACCGCTCGATCTCCCCACTGTCGCAGCCGGTCCGACAGAGGACGATCGCCCGCCTCGAAGTAGTCACCACTGCGCCTCCGACGCAAACTCTGCCGCCGCTTCGTAGCGCGGGCAGCGATGCGCGGCGTGGACGTCCATCACCTGGTGGGCGTGCGCGTACCCGCGAATCGGGTCCTGCGATCGACAATGCGTGGTGGGATAGTCGGCGGGTAACGTCCGGAGCCCGTCGGCGAGCTGCCGCAACACCGCCGGGTCGTCGGTGACCCACCTTTTACCTGCTTGCCAGAGTCGGAGTGTGGCGGCCATCGCGAGATTGTGCGGAGCTCTGACCGGCGGCGCCGGTGTCTCCTGACCGCTCGGGCAGTCGTGATGGACACGCGTGATACTCATGCGGCTGGTGTCCACACCGACCGGCATCCCGGGGCCGGTTCGAATGGAGTGTTCGGCGTGAGGCATGACTCGATGAAACCGACCGCACGGGAGCCGCGGAAGTTGGCAGCCATTGGCATCGGCTACCGAACCGGCCCGACCAGCCACCGAAACGCCGGTCGTTAACCTGGGGTCGTGTCCGATCGCGCACTGGCCTTCGTCCCTGAAACAATGGAAGCGGTCGCCAGAGCGGCCTGCCGTCGGGCTGGATTTTCCGGTGCGGACATTCAGTTCCTTCGGCTCGGTCAGAACATCCTGTACCACGTGCCCGGCCATGCGGTTGTCGTACGGATTGCGCGCGATTCGAGCTACCACGCTGATGCGGTCAAAGAGGTCGCAGTAGCAGCGTGGCTGGCCGGCGAAGAAGTACCCGCAGCCCGCGTATTCGACATCGGATGCGAACAACCGATCTCCGCTGGAGACCACCCGGTGACCTTCTGGCATTATCTGCCGGGCCGCACCGCCACAGGCGACGAGGCGGCGGCCGCCGGGGGCCTTCTTCGTGGACTCCACCAGCTTTCATACCCCGTAGGCATCGACATTCCGGAGTTCCGCCCCTTGGATCGGGTGGAACGCCGACTTCGCCGCGCACCGATCCCCGAACAAGACAAGGAGCTCCTGTTACGGGTGAAAACGCGACTGGATTCGGAAGTCGGTGATCTGACCTATGTACTACCGGTAGGCGTAAACCATGGTGACGCCCATATCAAGAACGTGATCATCGCGCCGGACGGCACCGGCACGCTGATCGATTTCGAGGCCGTGAATGTAGCTCATCACGAATGGGATCTCGCGAAGACAGCCACAGAGGCCGCGATGGGGATGCTCCCCCAGAACGCCTACACACAGTTCACTGCCGCATATGGCTACGACCTCGTGCGGTGGGATGGGTTCCCCACGGTATGTTCGGTCATGCAGCTGCGGATGATCACATGGCTGGCACAGAACTTCGGACATACGGAGGCGACTGCAGCTGAATACCGCAAGCGAATGCTCACCCTCCGTGAGGGATTCACAGAGAACTGGAGCGGATTCTAGGTTCGACGTACCCGCTCGGTTCGCAGAAGTTTCGGATAGCGATCGCCGAGGATCTCGGTGAACTCCACCATGGCCGGATCCCCCAGATCCGGGACACTGCGAGCGAATTCTTGTAAGTAGCGCAGGTACCGCTGTGACTGTAAGGCACCGCCGCTGTGCAGCGCACCCGTCGCCAAATACGCGGCTTCCTCTATTTCGCCGCACTTCAGGGCAACGTCCGCGTTGACGAGTTGGATGAACACGCGTGTCCGCCGTGGTGTCGTGGGTGTCAATGCCCGCTGTGTGAATTCCCGGCTCCGGGCCGCAACGCCCAGGTCGCGAAACGCATGCGCAATATCGCCGCAGAGTTCAGCGGCGTCGTAGTAGCCGATCCAATCTGGTTCGTCACCGGTTCGCCGATCGAACAAGCGCTCCGCGTGGCCGATGGCCCGCACCGCTGCCCGCTCGTCCCGCAGGTTGGCCAGCGCACGGGCTTCCATCATCACGCACATGGTTTCCACACTCGCGGTGCCACGACCGCGAAGGGCCGCTTGTGCAGCGCGGGCCATGGTCAGTGCTTGTGGATATTTGCCGATGGCGTTGTACTGATGCGACAAATTGGCCAACAGTCGCGCGCCCATCAGCTGGTCCGCGGCCTCGTCCGCGAGTCGGAGACCGAGGGTGAAATATCGTGCCGCGACCGACTGGTGTCCCGCGTCGTAGGCCGACCATCCCAGTAACTGCGCTACCTCGGCCGCGGCCCCGTACACCGCACGACGACTGTCACCAGCACGCTCAGCTCGAAGCTCGGGCGTAACGCTGTTCTGGAAGTAGTGGGTCAGCGCGGCTCGGATACGACCACCGCCCTGCTCGAAATCGACACTCATCAGTGCCGATGCTGCGGCTCGGATTCGGCCGGCAACCGAATCCGGCTCCATCGCAGTCGAGATAGGCGGGATGGCCGGATCATCGACCGCATGGGATCGCGCGAACAGATACCCCGAGATCACTCGGTCGCTGTCGACGAGGCCGACGGTCGAGGTGAAGATCGGTCTTTCCTCGTGATCCCATCGGGTCAACACATCCAAGACCTCGATCGCGCGATCGATATCCTGCTCATAGGTACCTGTCCGAACAGCGACATCCTCGGCCACAGGCAGACCGAGCACAACTCCGAGTAGCCTGCGGTAGAACTGATCCGGTGTGTTGTGGTTGTTCTCCCAGCGTGACAGCGCCGTCGTCAAGCTTCGATCACTCATGATCCCGATGCCCTGGCGTTGCGCCTCCTCTTTCAACGCCCAGATAAGCCGACCATACGACCACCCTCGCCCACGCCGCGCAGCCCTGAGTTCATTACCGAATGCCATGACGACACCACCAGTTCGAACGGATCCCGAGACCCCACACGCGTTGACGCAACGAAGCACGGCACGAGCACTGCACAACAGCCCCCTTTTTCACGCCGCTTCCGGAAAATAACCCAGAACCTACGAGGAGCCCCACAACCGACTCGCCCGCCGTACGGAAGGCATCGTAACGCCCCGCTGCGACTGCCGTCTCGAACACGTTGCCCGCGAACAGATTCAGCAACCTGTCGCGACCGCCGCCTGCGTGCACCGCTCACACAACAAGGGGCAGTGCCGCTACGAAATCCGGGTCCTGGTGATCCCCATCGCTGGATGAGGCATTGCGTCAGCGGTTGTTGCTCTCCCCGCTGCCAGCAAAAGATACGCTCCCGATATGCCGCTATATGTTCGCGATACCCTGTCGAATCTCATGGACCAGTGATGACCGGAACGGACGACACCATTTCCAGAACGGGGGCCGGGAGCGTGCAACGGCTAAGGAATCATTGGACGCGCCCACTCGGGCCCCTGGTCTACTACTGGTTCCTGACATTCGAGGAATCGTCGGAGCTGCACGCTCTGGTCGAGAAGTGTCAAGAGTTAATCGATTTCCCCTTCTATGACCGGACACCACCAGAAAGTTTGTCTCTCACGATCGACAGGATTGCAGCGGTAGGTGGAGTGTCGGCTGATCACATCGAATCGGTAACCTCGTCCGCAATCCGAGCGTGTCGAGCGGTAACGCCCTTCGAACTCGAAATCGAGCGACTGAGCGGCGTCCCCAGCGCTGTCGCACTCGCACGTGTCATCGGAGGAAGCCCGCTACCAGCTGGCGTGCCGGTATGGCCGGCCACTACTACATCGATCAGACGCGGGCGTTCCTACAGCACGGGATCCCGCCGCCCCCGCTCCGGCACC
This genomic window contains:
- a CDS encoding MFS transporter encodes the protein MAVWGTRIPAVQETAGLGTAGLAAVLLAAAVGMVAGLRVGGRLAEPARLPQLLTGGGFCLAVSLALVGTCRSALLLATAALLFGAAHGVLDVGANVAAVRCQQAYGRPIMSGLHAAYSLGALGGAVLAAVAAHYSHTYVFGVTAAVVIVAVVAVAPATRCVGSPATGPDPGETTAGERRPELSRARIWLLGLLAAGCLLGEGTAADWSAVHLTALGGSAAISAAAFAGYSAAMAAGRLVGDRLTARFGAAKVVRAGAILSSIGLITGSAVADVPFALAGWAAFGLGLSVTIPSLISAAGAGGPRGIATVTVTGYLGLLAGPALIGALAAITSLPVALMLPALLAAGVAVLSHRALENQW
- a CDS encoding HAD family hydrolase, encoding MVALLPQQPPQPAAIIFDYNGVIGLQPTVAAWSGLAEVAGWQADRLELFQDTFWSAREPYDSGELDDADFWTAVLGDRPDPESLARLRAVDTAMWTRTDDRVVALLQRFRRSGLPMVLLSNAPHPVSDALDDSDWRTLMADALYSARLGLNKPHPDTYRNALAATGVSDPGRVLFVDDRADNCRAAAQLGLRALHYTGSPAEIEAHLRFEAAA
- a CDS encoding phosphotransferase enzyme family protein, yielding MSDRALAFVPETMEAVARAACRRAGFSGADIQFLRLGQNILYHVPGHAVVVRIARDSSYHADAVKEVAVAAWLAGEEVPAARVFDIGCEQPISAGDHPVTFWHYLPGRTATGDEAAAAGGLLRGLHQLSYPVGIDIPEFRPLDRVERRLRRAPIPEQDKELLLRVKTRLDSEVGDLTYVLPVGVNHGDAHIKNVIIAPDGTGTLIDFEAVNVAHHEWDLAKTATEAAMGMLPQNAYTQFTAAYGYDLVRWDGFPTVCSVMQLRMITWLAQNFGHTEATAAEYRKRMLTLREGFTENWSGF